One Clostridia bacterium genomic region harbors:
- a CDS encoding ATP-binding protein, with amino-acid sequence VKVAVFEGIGKTVFKDRAEFSGSLLKQVNDVYEYIGKYNRTRAEFSGLKRIDMRDYPPEAVREALLNAIVHRDYSYSGSILISIFDDRIEFVSLGGLPKGIAHSDLMLGVSVLRNSRLANVFYRLHLIEAFGTGIPKIMECYRGRQAQPVIEISDNALRITLPNTNLHREVSVESDGLSDAERKVMGYLIGRNAVSRRDIEATIGLSQSTTIRVLNALTEKQLVLKHGRGKNTTYDAASR; translated from the coding sequence GTTAAGGTTGCGGTTTTTGAGGGCATCGGCAAGACAGTCTTTAAGGACAGAGCGGAGTTCTCGGGTTCGCTGCTAAAGCAGGTCAATGATGTTTACGAGTACATCGGGAAGTACAACCGAACAAGAGCCGAGTTCTCGGGATTGAAGCGTATTGACATGCGTGATTATCCGCCGGAGGCTGTGCGAGAGGCGCTGCTAAACGCCATTGTTCACCGCGACTACTCATACAGCGGCAGCATCCTCATCAGCATCTTTGATGATCGTATCGAATTCGTCTCGCTCGGTGGGCTTCCGAAGGGAATAGCGCACAGCGATCTGATGCTGGGCGTTTCGGTCCTGCGCAATAGCCGACTTGCCAATGTGTTCTATCGCCTACATCTCATAGAGGCGTTCGGCACAGGAATTCCGAAAATCATGGAGTGCTATCGTGGGCGACAGGCACAGCCGGTCATCGAGATCTCAGACAATGCCCTTAGGATAACGCTGCCTAACACGAATCTCCACCGGGAGGTTTCTGTTGAGTCTGACGGCCTTTCAGATGCTGAGCGCAAAGTTATGGGCTATTTGATTGGGCGCAATGCCGTTTCGAGACGAGATATAGAAGCGACTATCGGGCTCTCGCAGAGCACAACCATCCGTGTTCTCAATGCGCTTACAGAGAAGCAGCTGGTCCTGAAGCACGGCAGGGGCAAAAACACAACATACGATGCTGCAAGCAGATAG
- a CDS encoding S24 family peptidase — MNASLGAFVEKTRFDKGLSQRDLARLAGCSNAEISRLEHDDYKNPTIALLEKVAYALGVPLVVLIQMAGYNLGLEGLEVAGASDNPIVQLPIIRTTSSLVTPLVQEANVVGYAAVDRDHLDGDANDHFLVRVTDDSMEGVGMTPNVSLVLTRKQFTAEHGDIALVAVGSEAATFRYVGYAGDRIVLTATNPSVRPRMAPRVTAHILGVAVEVITYTRITKMKEE; from the coding sequence ATGAACGCCTCGTTAGGAGCTTTTGTCGAGAAAACACGGTTCGATAAGGGGTTGTCGCAGCGGGATTTGGCCCGGCTTGCCGGTTGCTCGAACGCAGAAATCAGCCGTCTGGAGCACGACGATTACAAAAACCCCACAATAGCCTTACTTGAAAAAGTCGCTTATGCGTTGGGGGTTCCCTTGGTCGTGCTGATTCAGATGGCCGGTTACAACCTCGGGTTGGAGGGACTAGAGGTTGCCGGAGCATCGGACAACCCTATTGTGCAACTACCTATCATACGCACCACGTCGTCTCTGGTTACTCCATTGGTCCAGGAGGCTAATGTTGTGGGTTATGCTGCGGTAGATAGGGATCATTTGGACGGCGATGCTAACGATCACTTCTTAGTGCGAGTGACAGACGACTCGATGGAAGGGGTTGGCATGACTCCAAACGTGAGTTTGGTTCTGACGCGCAAGCAATTCACAGCGGAGCACGGCGACATCGCTTTGGTTGCCGTCGGTTCCGAGGCTGCGACATTCAGATACGTCGGCTATGCGGGCGACAGAATAGTGCTAACGGCAACCAATCCGTCCGTTCGACCTCGCATGGCGCCTAGGGTGACGGCACACATTCTCGGGGTAGCTGTCGAGGTCATAACCTACACGCGCATTACCAAGATGAAGGAGGAGTGA
- a CDS encoding helix-turn-helix domain-containing protein, with product MVVQRTASGPQSSSAQPRKIPLPLELSNLPKFLKISEVSDLLRVSKQTVCQLINDGRLPVVKAGRSLRGARVVKCQLIEWMKGETQ from the coding sequence ATGGTTGTCCAGCGTACCGCCTCTGGTCCGCAGTCTAGTTCAGCGCAACCGCGCAAAATTCCTCTACCCTTAGAACTCTCCAACTTGCCCAAATTCCTGAAAATCTCGGAAGTTAGCGATTTATTGCGAGTGTCTAAACAGACTGTGTGCCAACTGATAAACGACGGCAGGTTGCCAGTTGTTAAGGCCGGGCGGTCGCTTCGCGGAGCGCGAGTGGTTAAATGTCAGTTAATCGAATGGATGAAGGGCGAGACGCAATGA